Within Vanessa atalanta chromosome 11, ilVanAtal1.2, whole genome shotgun sequence, the genomic segment ACTTTTGCTGAGGGATAATAATATTCTTCTTATTCCTACAACTGCATTATCTCGGCTACCAAGCCTTACATCTATACACTTGGGCTTTAATAGAGTAACAGCTCTTTCAAGCGATATACTGCGAGCAGTCTCAGATAGAATTAATTCGTTAGTATTATCAAGAAACGTTATCAGAGAGCTACCACAAGGTGCATTTgagcattttaaaaatttaagacaTTTGGATCTATCAGGAAATCTCTTAAACACTATATCAGCGGAAGTTTTTAGTGGATTGGAGACTACTTTAGAATTTTTATCGTTAAATCAAAACAGAATACTGGGTTTCACTGGGCAGCAGCTCAAGTTTGTTAATCTTTGGTTTTTAGATATTTCTGGAAATCAAATGTCGGAAATTCCTATTGATGCTTTTCAGTCCATCCCGAGTTTAACGCATCTCAACATGAGTCACAATTTACATATCAATGTTTTGCCACAGAGTGTATTCAACCAAAATGATGCTTTGATTTCAGTTGACATTAGCCACGTTGGATTAAAAGCACTTCcagttaatttgttttcaaaaaatcACAACTTGGAACAGATTTACCTATCtcataataatttacaagaaaTATCAGAGAATTCTTTTAAGAACCTCAAAAATTTAACGCATCTTGATCTTTCGTATAATTATATCGTGACGATAAGAACTCCAGCATTTGTCAATGTGATGTCCATTCAATATTTATCGTTAAAAGGCAACCAATTAAACGCTTTTAAAGGAGAATTCTTCAACACGGGAACAAGCTTAGAAGTTATTGACGTTTCGGATAATCAGTTAAGCTACCTATTTCCTTcttcgtttaaaattcatcCTCGACTTAGAGAAATTATACTGACGAACAATAAGTTTAACTTTTTCCCTTCTGAATTAATAAGTACTTTACAGTATTTAGAACTAGTAGATTTATCTGGAAACGCTTTGAAAAACGTTGACGAACTTGATTTTGCGCGTCTTCCAaagttaaaatcaattttgctGGCTAGAAATGAACTCGAATCTGTCAGTGAAATGGCATTCCATAATTCCAGTCAAATTCAACATTTGGACCTATCATACAACAAAATTGATCGTATTGGAGACAGGCTATTTGAAGGTCTCATAAGACtagaacatttaaatttggCCGGAAATCTACTAACTGAGCTACCAGATAACGTTTTTGATAGGTCCAGACTTCATATGCTCGAATCGATTACACTCAGTCACAATTTATTTGAACAAGCTCCCCTTAAGGCCTTGCAAAAACAATACTTCTTTGTGTCGTCGGTTGATCTGTCACATAATGATATTACCGATATACCAGCGGAGGATAGCGTgatggtaaatataaaaaaattggaccTCTCATTTAATCCTTTGTCTGAAAAAACGATTAACAATGTTTTGACCGAACCAAAAACTGTTAGAGATTTAAACTTAGCGGGAACTGGCATGAAATCGGTCGGCCAGCTAGAAAcaccatttttatataagttgaacttatcatataacaatattactaaATTATCTGAGAAAACATTTACCAGAACTACTTTATTGGAATCATTAGATCTCTCGCACAACCAGATTGGAGATATATCTAATTCATTAGCGATTTCTTGGCCAAAACTAAAAAATCTTCAAAGACTAAATGTTTCTGATAATCCTGTTATCATGGTCTTAGAAGGCAATTTTGAAGGTCTTTCGTCACTTCGAATACTGGATTTGAGGAACTTAGAGAAATGTACAAAAATTGAAAAGAATGCCTTTAGAACATTGGCTAATTTAGTGGAACTTCGTGCTTATGGATATCCAAGATTGGGCTACTTTGATGTTCAGGGTGCTTTACAATATGTATTAGCTCTTGAAAAATTAGACGTTGAAGTAAAAGATACTAACATTGGTGCTGATCAATTACATTCAACATTACATCCACGCCTGGAAGAATTAGGATTAAGAGGCAACCGATTAAAGACAGTATCATCTGGTGTACTGGCGGGTCTTAAGGCACCCGCTATAATAGTCCGTTTTCGGAATACTTCTGTTTCAAATCTTCCACCAGCATTATTATTTCCTTTGCCACGTTCATCGCGTATAACAATTGACGTAGGTGGAAGTCAACTATCTACTTTGCAGCCACAATTATTGGTTGCACTAGACGATCGTCGAGCAGATCTGTCAATGTTTGGCTTGGACACAAATCCTATCCGCTGTGATTGCAACTCAAGAGCTTTGAGACGCTGGATTCCAACTGTAGGCATTGAAGAAGTCCGATGTAATTCTCCAGATCATTTATCTGGATTTTTACTCGTTGAGATAGGGGATGATGAGTTATCCTGTGACAGTAAAAGAAGAACCACAGCTACGTCTTCTAGTGCTTCAACGACTTTACCACCACGACTTGTACATCGCACCTCTGCCGAACCTGACATTATCTGGTCAGTCGCTCCATCGCACGAACGTCCAAAAGTCGCTGGTGAACCAAAAGGAGCACCTGTTATTGGTGTAGCCACTTCAACAAATGATGATAACCTAATAATCGGAATAGTCGGTGGAGTGGTCGCATTTATAGCTATACTGATTGTTGCCATATGTATCGTTCGTTTGCGGATGACGACGACTTCGTACAGAGGTGGTCCATTAGCTAATAGTCCAGGGGCAGGTGCGGCTCAAATGTGGGGTGCAGCTTGGCCAGGCTATGCAGCTACGTTGCCTCCACCATCGTTATCTACCgctacattgccccacaaagtTCAAGGTGGTCCGGGATCAGTTCGGTACTTAGCACCACCGCCACCAGCACCTTATTTCATAAGCTTGCCACCGCATGATGATAAAATTTATCGGTAATATCATCATTCCATTTGTGTTTTcaagtattgtaataaaatataccctGTAAAtagaatactaataaattattggaTGTGGTCCTTTCGAAAATGACGcttgtaatttgtgttttattttaataacagtgTCAAGTGTTGTGCTtactgtttgtttattattatattatattgtgaaaTATTCCATACGTTGAATtggtaattaaatatagttgaGCTCAGGCTAGGTTTGAATTATCTAGTCACAAGTTACAGGTCGGGTCCACGAGATTGCTTGAACAGATTAAAATACAGCacgaattttgtataatataatttattaagcataaaacttctaaattgttattaattttaagttggtAAAATAGAGAAAGCGTAGtttacgtttaataaatataattagaaaataaactttaataattagtGTTTGTGTTTCATTTATGACCTAACTTTAGCCacatgttttaataatgaatatttttggttTCTGCTTTGACTGCaaatatgtttcatttatttatgtatatatttatatagatttaacaaAATTGAGGTACGATGTGCGTTGAAGCTAAATAATGAAACTCGTGTGAAGCCACACGTGGCAACTAGTAATATGAAAACGGGTTATATGGGTCACTCAGAGTAAGTGCAATCGTAGCACATGGATTTCAGAATTGTGACATGGAATTGCAATTTAGCCTCACCTGCAGTGCGGATTAGAGGATAGGccatcagatattttaaaatatttaagcaaaatgCAATTtggagaataaatatatttgacacaGGACAATACCCTTTCAATCTTGGGAATTAAGGCGTAAGTTCCTTTGTACCGAGACACATAATTACTCAATAATGCTACTTAGCGAAAgaatagtatataatagaaTAGCGAAAGtcacgagtgggtggtaccaacacTGACTGTCTTGCACAAAGCATTACCATCAAGTGTCTTAcgtgcttttaatttttatttagtcatTAATCGAGGACATTTTTTATgcatatagtatttaaaaaaaattaacgtgtTTGAATACGTAAGATGTTTTAACAAATCTTAGTAGCGAGTagtttagatttaattaatatatcaaaacataaaCCGACTGATTCTCAAAATAAAGAACGAGATCACTagtaccaaatatatatttttttgataaactttactctcgtttatttatttgggtTTTGAGAGCatgtcttaatatttattttacgtaaggcagaagatacaaaaaaaagtatttttttggcatcggttggtggacgagcttatgggccaccggtatatggtcaccaccgctcatgaacaatggcgctgtaaaaaatattaaccatcgctTACATCGTCAGTGCGCCACGATGTGTGTGATTATGTTCATCGaccctaaaaatataattaaaaacagatcATTTCATAGAACAGTAacgtcataaatatatacagcgTGTGTGCGTAGACACAAATGAAACCTTATTTTCAATGGAAGTTTGATTGTATTCGTATGCAAATATTCTGCATATACAAATAGAAACTATTTATCGAAACGTGATAGGTTTGGTTTAGTACAATCGTTTCAATAAACATCGAATGTTTCGATTGTTTACGAAGCCATAGTTTTAAACGTAACTACACTTTCAACacatatagattaaaataattattgaaacattaatgaaattaaatatagtaagtacATGACCAAAGATGACTTGTTCGAGTTATTTTTACATTGCAgcctttattacatttataaagaatacaacaaaacaaataaacgcTGTTGGTGAAATAATACAGTATcggttaaagatatatttactcgtgcattacattacattcgGGTTGCAGTACATTCGGGCtgaaaaacataaaactagCTTAAGAAAGACATAAGTACGAAAATTATTCGAAATGTCTTTTTTACGCAAATCCGAGTTGAATGTTAAGGAATTTTTATGAGACAATTTTTGTGTAATCTCACGCGTGGCGGCACATTGCGCGGAGTTGGAGAAAATGGGAATTCTCTGCTAGTTCCCTTGAATTTACAccacataaacacaaattgcaTCCACAGTTAGCAAAGCGGCATTTGAACACATTTTGTCTCTTATTTTGCCTGAAAATAGTgttcgaataaattaaaatttaattaatttaccttCTCAGCGCGTATATGTCCATTAGTCGTTGCACTTAAgctatataataagttaaactatgatttaaaaaatgtattgattgacattttatataataatcggtTATTTATCTTTTTGGAAACGAATGAAAACATTGATGAAAATTAcacttaataaattttcatcaattatattatataatatatatatttatattatacattctttgaaattattttatcatcagCAATCTAACGTCATCCACCGCTGGGCATTGTcctctaatttatatatatatatatatatataaaatatccataTATAGAATATCATATGTAGAATGCGCTCCAGCTACATGGACCAATGATCGACTGGATATGGAAGGTGGGGAACTAGATTGTTAGAGGACAATGCCCAAATTCAGTggttgcctgcctgggtttgaacccgaaatcatcggttaagatgcacgcgttctaaccattgggccatctcggctcacaatttaaaaaaataaaataatatatgtaataaagataccaataaaattgtagtaattaatgtattagcagatatatacattatacatacatatatagtaataatcttTGAcctaaaaatatctaatatcaaCCTGACAAACAGCTAATGATATGATGAACCGTTATTTTGTTACActgatataagttttttaaagttaatccCATGCTCTTGCGTTAATTAAAAGTATGATTTCACGCTGCATTTTATCTACGAAGTCATAATAAAACACAACACTCGCAATCGTTCACAGTTTTAGTTCAGTTCAGTTTTTACGTTCAACTTGCAACGCTGATATATTAGCTTCTGCTACAGTAGTTACGCTATGTGTTTTAGCAACTACAATTATTACTTGTATATACAAAAGAGCCAAGATatctcagtggttagaactcgtgcatctaaaccg encodes:
- the LOC125067270 gene encoding chaoptin, whose protein sequence is MTEWLKCFDEVFVDTKSFASRMFGASKMTMWILLLLFTPFVVGQQPWVPCSELNDDLRYPCRCRVQVDRALQLRILMNCDRVVFAGDFPPLPYGAPIVSFSQKWAGQQSLPTQIFSSYGLPLKELDFSHNSLRRLPDRLLSGIRGNITKVVLADNLLGDNLNPIFSTAEFHNLPALEELDLSGNSIRGLEEGLLIGCDVLKVLRLDRNNMNFVPSSSLNGPQSLKVLSLRENRIGTIRQATFVSQKTLEEVDLHSNMVSTIEGGAFISLSELQSLDLGRNRLSKFNSDVFQGIENLEKLDLSENFIADFPTVALKSFASLKNLNLSSNMISNMDPSHLNSLTSLQVLDLSRNNLVKLSPGTFVGLTDLRYLDVGVNSLRTVEDDAFDGLTSLQTLLLRDNNILLIPTTALSRLPSLTSIHLGFNRVTALSSDILRAVSDRINSLVLSRNVIRELPQGAFEHFKNLRHLDLSGNLLNTISAEVFSGLETTLEFLSLNQNRILGFTGQQLKFVNLWFLDISGNQMSEIPIDAFQSIPSLTHLNMSHNLHINVLPQSVFNQNDALISVDISHVGLKALPVNLFSKNHNLEQIYLSHNNLQEISENSFKNLKNLTHLDLSYNYIVTIRTPAFVNVMSIQYLSLKGNQLNAFKGEFFNTGTSLEVIDVSDNQLSYLFPSSFKIHPRLREIILTNNKFNFFPSELISTLQYLELVDLSGNALKNVDELDFARLPKLKSILLARNELESVSEMAFHNSSQIQHLDLSYNKIDRIGDRLFEGLIRLEHLNLAGNLLTELPDNVFDRSRLHMLESITLSHNLFEQAPLKALQKQYFFVSSVDLSHNDITDIPAEDSVMVNIKKLDLSFNPLSEKTINNVLTEPKTVRDLNLAGTGMKSVGQLETPFLYKLNLSYNNITKLSEKTFTRTTLLESLDLSHNQIGDISNSLAISWPKLKNLQRLNVSDNPVIMVLEGNFEGLSSLRILDLRNLEKCTKIEKNAFRTLANLVELRAYGYPRLGYFDVQGALQYVLALEKLDVEVKDTNIGADQLHSTLHPRLEELGLRGNRLKTVSSGVLAGLKAPAIIVRFRNTSVSNLPPALLFPLPRSSRITIDVGGSQLSTLQPQLLVALDDRRADLSMFGLDTNPIRCDCNSRALRRWIPTVGIEEVRCNSPDHLSGFLLVEIGDDELSCDSKRRTTATSSSASTTLPPRLVHRTSAEPDIIWSVAPSHERPKVAGEPKGAPVIGVATSTNDDNLIIGIVGGVVAFIAILIVAICIVRLRMTTTSYRGGPLANSPGAGAAQMWGAAWPGYAATLPPPSLSTATLPHKVQGGPGSVRYLAPPPPAPYFISLPPHDDKIYR